A window of the Planctomycetota bacterium genome harbors these coding sequences:
- a CDS encoding transcriptional regulator yields HDVHRATAARWLVSARETLAKDTQRILRARLHVTQSEIESLHRLVRSDLDVSLCRILSEDDE; encoded by the coding sequence CACGACGTGCACCGCGCCACCGCCGCGCGCTGGTTGGTCTCCGCCCGGGAGACCTTAGCCAAAGACACGCAACGGATCCTCCGGGCCCGCCTTCACGTGACGCAGTCGGAGATCGAGAGTCTGCACCGCCTGGTCCGCAGTGACCTCGACGTGAGCCTCTGCCGCATCCTCTCTGAAGACGACGAGTGA